From a single Osmerus mordax isolate fOsmMor3 chromosome 14, fOsmMor3.pri, whole genome shotgun sequence genomic region:
- the LOC136957010 gene encoding ribonuclease Y-like, producing the protein MAEYLNQRVVEDGGRQKDGEMQNGIRLCRIVAVSFGLLCVLQVTLNISLRLADRERDQSAINQTQPERRGQDDTCKDQLALERDQVRAERDQLEAERVQLNTERDQLKMERDQVKMERDQLNRERDQLNRERDQLNRERDHLNRERDQLGANCTSIAPLSGNQTRKDANKCT; encoded by the exons atggccgAATACTTAAACCAGAGGGTCGTTGAGGATGGCgggagacagaaagatggagagatgcagAATG GGATCAGACTGTGCAGGATCGTAGCAGTGAGCTttgggctgctgtgtgtcttACAAGTCACTCTCAACATCTCCCTACGCTTGGCTG acagggagagagatcagTCAGCCATCAACCAAACCCAGCCGGAAAGAAGAGGCCAGGATGATACCTGCAAGGACCAGCTGgccctggagagagaccaggtgagggcggagagagaccagctggagGCAGAAAGAGTCCAGCTGAACACGGAGAGAGATCAgctgaagatggagagagaccaggtgaagatggagagagaccagctgaacagggagagagaccagctgaacagggagagagaccagctgaacagggagagagaccatctgaacagggagagagaccagctggggGCCAACTGCACCAGCATCGCCCCCCTGTCAGGAAACCAGaccagg AAAGACGCCAACAAATGCACGTAG